The Streptomyces sp. NBC_00576 genome contains the following window.
TCCGGCCCCGCCGGTTTCGCCCCGGCCGAGTTGTCCGGGGCGACCGCTTCTGCGGCGGCCGGTTCGTCCGGCCTCGCCGGTTCCGTGGCGGTCGGCTCAACGGGGCCGACCGGATCAGCCCGGCAGAATCGCCCGCGTCACGTTCCCATCGCCGTCGTCGGTACCGCCGCGCTGACTCCCGGTGCCGCTGACGCCGAGGGGTTCTGGCGGAACGTTCTCACCGGACGGGACCTGATCACCGATGTGCCCGCCGACCACTGGCTCATCGAGGACTACTACGATCCCGATCCGGCCGCGCCGGACCGGACGTACGCCCGGCGCGGCGCGTTTCTTCCCGCGATCGACTTCGACCCGTCGGCGTACGGCATCCCGCCCAACGCGCTGCCCGCCACCGACACCACCCAGCTGCTCGCCCTCGCGGTCGCCGAACGGGTGCTGGCCGACGCGGGGTTGAGCGGAGCCGAGCGGTTCGACGGGGAGCGGACCGGGGTCATCCTGGGTACGGCCGCGCTGGAGCTCCTGCACACCATGAGCAACCGTATGCAGCGTCCGGTGTGGCTGAAGTCGCTGCGGGAGAGCGGTATTCCGGAGGAGCGGGCCCAGGACATCTGTGACCGGATCGCCGACCACTACGTGCCGTGGCAGGAGGAGTCCTTCCCCGGGGTGCTCAGCAATGTCGTCGCCGGGCGGATCGCCAGCCGTTTCGACCTGCACGGCTCCAACTACACCACGGACGCCGCCTGCGGCAGCTCCCTCGCCGCGGTGACCGCCGCCGCCAACGAACTCGCCGTCGGCACCGCGGACTTGATGATCACGGGGGGCGTCGACACCCTCAACGACATCTTGATGTACATGTGCTTCAGCAAGACCCCGGCTCTCTCGCGCTCCGGGGACTGTCGGCCGTTCTCCGACGCCGCCGACGGCACGATGCTCGGCGAGGCGCTGGTGATGTTCGCGCTGAAACGGCTCGACGACGCGGAACGCGACGGTGACCGGATCCATGCGGTGCTGCGCGGGATCGGCAGTTCCTCCGACGGCCGGGGAAGCGCCATCTACACGCCCGTACCCGCGGGGCAGGCGCGTGCGCTGCGGCGGGCCTACGTGTCCGCCGGGTACGGCCCCGAAACCGTCGAACTCGTCGAGGCGCACGGTACCGGGACCACGGCCGGTGACGCCGCCGAGTTCACCGCACTGCGCACCGTGTTCCAGGAATCGGGCCGTACGGACGGCCAGTGGTGTGCGCTGGGTTCGGTGAAGTCGCAGATCGGGCACACCAAGTCGGCTGCGGGCGCGGCCGGGTTGCTCAAGGCGGTGATGGCGCTCCGGCACAAGGTACTGCCGCCCACGATCAAGGTGGAACAGCCCAACCCCGCACTGGAGTTGGAGAACAGCCCGCTGTACCTGAACACCGAGGCCCGCCCCTGGGTGAAGGACGCGTCGCAGCCCCGCCGCGCCTCCGTGTCGAGCTTCGGGTTCGGTGGCACCAACTTCCATCTCACGCTGGAGGAGTACGTTCCCGCGCCAGGGGTGCGGTCCCGTCCGGTTCCCCCGGCCCGGACGGTGCCCACCGAACTGCTTGTCTTCGGGGCGTCCTCGGCGGAGGAACTCCTCACGCAGGCAAGGGAGTTGGCGGTAGAGGCCACGGACGGCACGTGGGCCGGAGCGGCGTTGGCGGCACAGCGGGCCTTCCGTCCGTCCGATCCGTACCGGCTCGCCCTGACCGCCACGGGTCCCGAGGAGCTCGCGAAGCGGCTGGAGTCGCTGGGCACACTGATCCGCCGCGATCCCGACCGCCCGCTGACCACGCCGGACGGTGTCACCTACCGCACCGGACCCACCGCGCCCGGCCGGACGGCCTTCCTCTTCTCCGGGCAGGGCAGCCAGTACACCGGTATGGGCGCCGACCTCGCCATCCATCTCCCCGGGGCCCGGGAGGCCTGGGACCGGGCGGCCGGGCATGAACCCGACGCCGAACTCCCTCTGCACCGGGTGGTGTTCCCGGTTCCCGCCTTCGCCGAGGAGAGCCGCGCCGCCCAACAGGACCTGCTCACCCGCACCGAGTGGGCGCAGCCGGCGCTCGCCGTGCAGAGCGTCGCACTGCTCGCCGTACTGCGTGCGGCGGGCGTCGAGCCCGACTGCGTCGCCGGGCACAGCTTCGGTGAGCTGGTCGCGCTGCACGCCGCCGGAGTCCTCGACGAGCAGGTGCTGCTGCGACTGGCCCGTAGGCGCGGGGAGTTGATGCGTGACGCGGGTAAGGAGCCGGGCGCCATGCTCGCGGTGATGGGGGTTTCGCGCGAGGACGTCGCCACGCTGCTCGACGGCTTCGAGGACACGGTGTGGGCCGCGAACGACAACGCTCCGGGCCAGGTGGTGCTGTCCGGACGGGCCGACGCCGTGGACCAGTTGGAGCGCAGGCTCGGGGCGCAGGGTGTCCCGGTCCGGCGACTGCGGGCGTCGGGCGCCTTCCACACTCCGCTGATGGCCGGTGCGGTCGAGCCGTTCACGGAGTTCCTGGACGACCTGGACCTGCGGGCGCCGAAGCTCGACGTGTACGGCAACGCCGACGCGGAACCGTACCCGGAGGACCCCGCGCTGATCCGGGAGCGGGTCGCCGGTCATCTGCTGTCACCGGTACGGTTCGTCGCCGGTGTCGAGGCGATGTACCAGTCGGGGGTACGCACGTTCGTCGAGGTCGGGGCGGGGTCCACGCTGACCGGACTGACCGGGGAGATCCTCGACGGCCGGGAACACCTGGCCCTCAGCCTGGACCGTCGGGGCGTGCATGGCGTCACAGCGCTCCAGCAGGCCCTGGGCACCCTGGCGGTGTCCGGTGTCGCGGTGGACCTGGACGCACTGTGGGCGGAGGGCCGGGCGTCGGAGACGCACGAGGAGGACGACGGTAGTTCGCGCTCCAGGTCCCAGTCCCAGTCCCAGTCCCAGTCCCAGGTCCAGTCCCCCTCCCGGCCCCGGCCCCGGATGGCCGTGCCGATCTCCGGCGCCAACCACGGTGCGCTCTACCCGCCGCCCGGGGGAGCGGAGGCACTGCCCCGGCCCGTCCCCGTCCCCGCCCCAGCGGCAGTGCTGACCGAGGTGGGCACGGAGCCCGGGTTCGCGCCGGCGCCGTCCGTCGGAGCGGCTCCGGCCGATCCCTGGCTGTCTGCCTTCCAGGAGACCCAGCGCCAAGCGGCCGAAGCGCACACGGAGTTCCAGCGGACCATGGCGGAGAGCCATGTGCAGTTCCTGCGGACGCTGGAGGCATCGTCCCTCGGCACGGTCGGTGGCACCCCGCTTCCGGCCCAGGCTCCCCTGATCCCGCCGTCACCTCAACTACCGGTACCCGCAGCGGTGTTCACACCGCCGCCGGTGCCACCACAGGCCGAAGCGGCGACAGCGCCGACGCCAACGCCCACCACGACGACGGAGACCGCTCCCGCCACCCCGGGTCTGGACGTGGGCGCATTGCTGATGGAAGTGGTCGCTGAGAAGACGGGGTTCCCGGCGGACATCCTGGAGTTTCGGATGGAGTTGGAGACGGATCTCGGTATTGACTCCATCAAGCGGGTGCAGATTCTGTCGGTACTGCGTGAACGTGTGCCTGCGCTCGCCCGGGTCGACGCCCATGAACTCGCCCCCCTGCGCACCCTCCAGCAGATCACCGACAAACTGCGGGAGGCGCAGCAGTCCGACAGTCCCGCAGCCATGCCCACCCCGGTCTCAGTCCCGGTCGCCCCGGGTCTGGACGTGGGTGCACTGCTGATGGAAGTGGTCGCTGAGAAGACGGGGTTCCCGGCGGACATCCTGGAGTTTCGGATGGAGTTGGAGACGGATCTCGGTATTGACTCCATCAAGCGGGTGCAGATTCTGTCGGTCCTGCGTGAGCGTGTGCCTGCGCTCGCCCGGGTCGACGCCCATGAACTCGCCCCCCTGCGCACCCTCCAGCAGATCACCGACAAGCTTCGTGAAGCCGAGTCGGGCGCCGCGCCGGTCGCTCTGTCCGCGCCGCCGCCCCGGGCGGTCGAGGAACAGGCCCCGCTGGAACAGGCTCCGCCGCCACCCCCGTTGGCACGGGCCGTCAGTGTGATGGTGGCCGCGCCGCTCCCGGGGATGGAGCTGGCGGGACTGCGCGACGGGCCGGTCCTCGTCACCGACGAGGGGACAGGCGTGGCCCGGAGGTTGGTGGACCGGCTGGGGGAACGCGGTGTCCGGGCCGCGGTCGTGACGGAGGCACTGCTGGCAGATGCGGCCGATGTGGCCGACGCGGAGGGCGGCGGCGTGGTGCTGCTCACCGGTCTGCGCCCCGTCACCTCCGCCGAGGCGGCGACCTCCGTCAACCGGGAGATCTTCGGCGCGGCGCGTTCCGTGGCCCGGCAACTGGCCGCCCGCGGCGGGGTGTTCGTCACCGTCCAGGACACCGGAGGCGACTTCGGGCTCGGTGGCGGCCAGGGTGAAAGGGCCTGGCTCGGCGGGGCGGCCGGGCTTGCCAGGAGCGCCGCGAAGGAGTGGCCCGACGCGCGGGTCAAGGCCGTCGACTGCGAGCGCGGTGACCGCGACGCCGACGCCCTCGCCGAGGTACTCGCCACCGAACTGCTGCGCGGCGGTTCGGCCAGTGACATCGGACTGCGCGCCGACGGCACCCGTTGGGCGCTGCGGGACAAGAGCACGCCCGCCGGACCGGGCGAGGCAACAGAGGAACACGCAGGACCGCTGAGCCCGGACTCCGTGATCGTCGCGACCGGCGGCGCCCGCGGGGTCACGGCGGTGGCGCTGCGCGCCCTGGCCGAGGCTCATCTGCCGTCCATCGTCCTTCTTGGCCGCACCGAACTCACCGAGGAACCAGCCGGGTTGGCCGGGGCCACGGACGAGAAGCAGCTCAAGGGGCTGCTCGCCGCCCAGGCCCGCCGACAGGGCGGCACGGTTTTGTCTCCGGCGGAGCTGGCCGCCGTAGCCGTCCGGGTACTCGCGGTCCGCGAGATCCGGGCGACCCTCGACGCCATCGAGGCGACCGGCTCCCGGGTGCGCTATCTGCCTGTGGACACCCGCGACCCGCAGGCACTGCACCGGGCTCTCGACACGGCGCGCGAGGAGTTCGGGCCCATCAGCGGCATCGTCCACGGAGCGGGCGTCCTCGCGGACAGCCGGCTGACCGACAAGACCGACGCGCAGTTCGCGGACGTCTTCGACACCAAGGTGGAAGGACTGCGGGCGCTGCTCGCGGCGACGGCGGACGATCCGCTCGACCTGGTGTGTGTGTTCTCCTCCGTGACGGGTCGCTTCGGCAACACCGGCCAGGCCGACTACGCCATGGCGAACGAGGTCCTGGCGCAGGTCGCGTCCACCGTCGCCGTGAACCGTCCGGACTGCCTGGTGAAGTCGATCGCCTGGGGTCCCTGGGACGGCGGCATGGTGGGACCGGAGCTGCGGGAGCACTTCCGTGAGCAGGGCGTGCCACTGATCCCGACGGACGCCGGCGCCCGGGCTCTGCTCCGGGAACTGCACGAAGAACCCGATCCCGCGCGGGTGCGGATCACCCTGACCGCCGGGGACGCGGACGTCTCCGCTTCGCTGGGCGCGCCCCCGGCGGAAGCCGTGTCCGGGGACATCGAGGTAGGGATCGGTTCCCACCCGTATCTGGTGGACCACAGCGTCGCCGCGATCCCCGTCGTGCCGATGGCGTTGGTCATGGAGTGGTTCCTGGGCGCCGCCCGGGCCTGGCGTCCCGACGCACCGGGCTTCGTCCTGCGTGACCTGGAGGTACTCAGCCGGATCGGCCTCGCCGGACCAGACGCGTCCTCGGGGCAGGGGCAGGGGCAGGGGCAGGGGCAACGGCTCAGGGTCCGGGGCCTGGCGGATCCGACCGGGGCCCCCGTGTCGTCGCGACTCGTCCTGGAACTCACCAGTGATGCCGCGTTGCCGCACTACCGGGCGGCGGTCGAGGTACTGACGGAAGCGGACCGGCCGTTCACCGAGCCGGTCCGGTACGACGTGGGGGATCTCGGCAGCCCTCCGGACCAGGAGATCCAGGAGATCTACGACGGCCACGTGCTGTTCCACGGGCCGGCGTTCCACGCGATCACCGCCCTGGAGGGGATCTCCGCGACGGGCGCCGCCGCTCTCGTACGCGGCGTACGTGAACTGGAGTGGACCGGCGAGGGCTGGCACACCGATCCCGCCGCGGTCGACGCGGGTCTCCAACTCGCCCTGAAGTGGGCCGAGTACGCGCACGACGGAGCGTTCCTGCCGATGGGTGCGGTGGAGGTCCGGACGACGGGCCGGGGCCCGGTGGGTGAGGGCGCCCGGTGTGTGGTGCTCGCCCGGGGCGCGGCACGGGACCTCGATGTCTCCTGCGACGTAGCCCTGTTGGGGCCGGACGGGTCGGTGCACACGGAACTGCTCGGGGTGACCCTCGTCCGCCGCCCGGACTCTCCGTCCCGGGCCCCCGCCCCGGCTGGGGCTCCGGACTCCGCCAAGGTCACCACCGCTTCCCGTTCCGGTTCCGCCTCCGGCGGCGACCGTCCCGTACGAACGCGTCCGGTACCCGCCGGGAAGCGAGGCCGGAGGTGAGCGGAGTCATGCGCTTCGAACCGATCGCTGTCGTGGGACGCGGCTGCGTCATGCCGGATGCCCCCGACCCCGACACCTTCTGGGACAACGTCCTCGCGGGCCGGGTCAGTCTGCGGGACACCCCGCCGGACCGCCGGCGCCTGTCCGACGCCTGGGCACTCGGCGATCCGGCCGACTGCACGGACCGGACCTGGAGCCGGACCGCCGGCTATGTCACGGACTTCACCGCCTCCGGTCCGCTGGACCCGGCGCTGGACCCCGTCTTCCACTGGACGTGGCACGGCGCCGCCGCCGCACTGCGGGAGGCCGGCCAGGACCGGCTGCTGCACAACGCGGGACTGGTGCTGGGCAACCTGTCGTTCCCCACCACCGGCATGGCGTCCTACGCCGAACACATCTGGCTGCGCGACCAGTACCGCGACCAGCATCTGACGTCGGGCGGCCCGCCGCCGGATCCCCGCAACCGCTTCATGTCCGGTCTGCCCGCACATCTCGCCGCCCGTGAACTCGGCCTGGGACTCGGCGGGTTCGCCCTCGACGCGGCCTGCGCCTCCGCGCTCTACGCGATCGGGCTCGCCTGCCGGAAGCTCCAGGAGCGCGGGGCCGACCTGATGGTGGCGGGCGGGGTGAACCGCGCGGACGACCTCTTTCTCCAGGTGAGCTTCTGCAGCCTGGCCGCGATGAGCCGCAGCGGGTCGAGCCGGCCCTTCCACCGGGACGCCGACGGTCTCGTGCCCGGCGAGGGCGCCGGCTTCGTCGCCCTGATGCGCCTCGACGACGCGCTCGCCGCAGGTGCGCCCGTCTTCGGGGTGATCCGCGGTGTGGGCCTGTCCAACGACGGCCGGGGCAGCGGGCTGCTCGTCCCGTCGGAGGACGGCCAGGAACGTGCGATGCGGCAGGCCTACGAAGCCGCGGGCATCGCCCCGGAGAGCGTCGGCCTGCTCGAATGCCACGCCACCGGTACGCCCGTCGGTGACGCGGTCGAAGTACGCAGCGCGGCGCGGGTGTTCGCCGACGCGGCGGACCTGCCGACGGGTTCGGCCAAGTCCAATGTGGGCCATCTGATCACCGCCGCCGGCGCCGCCGGTCTGCTGAAGACGCTGGGCGCGCTGCGCGCCGGGATCCGCCCGCCGACGGTCGGCGCGGACGAGCCCCTCGCGGCGCTCTCCGGGACTCCGCTGCGGCTGCTGCAG
Protein-coding sequences here:
- a CDS encoding SDR family NAD(P)-dependent oxidoreductase; protein product: MTAPTASSGPTPSAPAGSSGPTGSAPASSSGPTGSAPASLDGPIGSALAGSDGPAGFAPVASSGLAGSASAESSGPAGFAPAELSGATASAAAGSSGLAGSVAVGSTGPTGSARQNRPRHVPIAVVGTAALTPGAADAEGFWRNVLTGRDLITDVPADHWLIEDYYDPDPAAPDRTYARRGAFLPAIDFDPSAYGIPPNALPATDTTQLLALAVAERVLADAGLSGAERFDGERTGVILGTAALELLHTMSNRMQRPVWLKSLRESGIPEERAQDICDRIADHYVPWQEESFPGVLSNVVAGRIASRFDLHGSNYTTDAACGSSLAAVTAAANELAVGTADLMITGGVDTLNDILMYMCFSKTPALSRSGDCRPFSDAADGTMLGEALVMFALKRLDDAERDGDRIHAVLRGIGSSSDGRGSAIYTPVPAGQARALRRAYVSAGYGPETVELVEAHGTGTTAGDAAEFTALRTVFQESGRTDGQWCALGSVKSQIGHTKSAAGAAGLLKAVMALRHKVLPPTIKVEQPNPALELENSPLYLNTEARPWVKDASQPRRASVSSFGFGGTNFHLTLEEYVPAPGVRSRPVPPARTVPTELLVFGASSAEELLTQARELAVEATDGTWAGAALAAQRAFRPSDPYRLALTATGPEELAKRLESLGTLIRRDPDRPLTTPDGVTYRTGPTAPGRTAFLFSGQGSQYTGMGADLAIHLPGAREAWDRAAGHEPDAELPLHRVVFPVPAFAEESRAAQQDLLTRTEWAQPALAVQSVALLAVLRAAGVEPDCVAGHSFGELVALHAAGVLDEQVLLRLARRRGELMRDAGKEPGAMLAVMGVSREDVATLLDGFEDTVWAANDNAPGQVVLSGRADAVDQLERRLGAQGVPVRRLRASGAFHTPLMAGAVEPFTEFLDDLDLRAPKLDVYGNADAEPYPEDPALIRERVAGHLLSPVRFVAGVEAMYQSGVRTFVEVGAGSTLTGLTGEILDGREHLALSLDRRGVHGVTALQQALGTLAVSGVAVDLDALWAEGRASETHEEDDGSSRSRSQSQSQSQSQVQSPSRPRPRMAVPISGANHGALYPPPGGAEALPRPVPVPAPAAVLTEVGTEPGFAPAPSVGAAPADPWLSAFQETQRQAAEAHTEFQRTMAESHVQFLRTLEASSLGTVGGTPLPAQAPLIPPSPQLPVPAAVFTPPPVPPQAEAATAPTPTPTTTTETAPATPGLDVGALLMEVVAEKTGFPADILEFRMELETDLGIDSIKRVQILSVLRERVPALARVDAHELAPLRTLQQITDKLREAQQSDSPAAMPTPVSVPVAPGLDVGALLMEVVAEKTGFPADILEFRMELETDLGIDSIKRVQILSVLRERVPALARVDAHELAPLRTLQQITDKLREAESGAAPVALSAPPPRAVEEQAPLEQAPPPPPLARAVSVMVAAPLPGMELAGLRDGPVLVTDEGTGVARRLVDRLGERGVRAAVVTEALLADAADVADAEGGGVVLLTGLRPVTSAEAATSVNREIFGAARSVARQLAARGGVFVTVQDTGGDFGLGGGQGERAWLGGAAGLARSAAKEWPDARVKAVDCERGDRDADALAEVLATELLRGGSASDIGLRADGTRWALRDKSTPAGPGEATEEHAGPLSPDSVIVATGGARGVTAVALRALAEAHLPSIVLLGRTELTEEPAGLAGATDEKQLKGLLAAQARRQGGTVLSPAELAAVAVRVLAVREIRATLDAIEATGSRVRYLPVDTRDPQALHRALDTAREEFGPISGIVHGAGVLADSRLTDKTDAQFADVFDTKVEGLRALLAATADDPLDLVCVFSSVTGRFGNTGQADYAMANEVLAQVASTVAVNRPDCLVKSIAWGPWDGGMVGPELREHFREQGVPLIPTDAGARALLRELHEEPDPARVRITLTAGDADVSASLGAPPAEAVSGDIEVGIGSHPYLVDHSVAAIPVVPMALVMEWFLGAARAWRPDAPGFVLRDLEVLSRIGLAGPDASSGQGQGQGQGQRLRVRGLADPTGAPVSSRLVLELTSDAALPHYRAAVEVLTEADRPFTEPVRYDVGDLGSPPDQEIQEIYDGHVLFHGPAFHAITALEGISATGAAALVRGVRELEWTGEGWHTDPAAVDAGLQLALKWAEYAHDGAFLPMGAVEVRTTGRGPVGEGARCVVLARGAARDLDVSCDVALLGPDGSVHTELLGVTLVRRPDSPSRAPAPAGAPDSAKVTTASRSGSASGGDRPVRTRPVPAGKRGRR